From a region of the Gordonia sp. PP30 genome:
- a CDS encoding transglycosylase family protein has product MSITKLATRAAIAGALTIAPMTALAANASAASGNWDAVAQCESGGNWAINTGNGYYGGLQFSLGTWQANGGSGMPHENSREEQIRVAENVLASQGIGAWPTCGSLFYS; this is encoded by the coding sequence ATGAGCATCACCAAGCTCGCCACCCGCGCCGCCATCGCCGGCGCTCTGACGATCGCGCCGATGACCGCCCTGGCCGCTAACGCTTCCGCCGCGAGCGGCAACTGGGACGCCGTCGCGCAGTGCGAGTCCGGTGGCAACTGGGCCATCAACACCGGCAACGGCTACTACGGCGGCCTGCAGTTCTCGCTGGGCACCTGGCAGGCCAACGGCGGCTCCGGCATGCCGCACGAGAACAGCCGCGAGGAGCAGATCCGCGTCGCCGAGAACGTGCTGGCCAGCCAGGGTATCGGCGCGTGGCCGACCTGCGGCTCGCTGTTCTACTCTTGA
- a CDS encoding MBL fold metallo-hydrolase has protein sequence MAGLTLTSLGGAGTVTGSKHLLQSGGTALLVDCGLFQGIKNLREANWRPLPVDAGSIGAVVLTHAHLDHCGYLPRLIRDGFRGAIHCTPATRSVAEIILRDSAHLQERDADFANQRKASKHHPALPLYDTDDVEATLPRFEVHPPHRPFTPVPGAEVIFRGAGHILGAATATVAWGGTTVAFTGDLGRYDDPLMHDPEPITEADVLVTESTYGDRLRDTTSPLDVLARIVTETADRGGTVLIPAFAVGRTQLILYYLWQLRRAGTIPAVPIYVDSPMAISASELLRTFPGDHKLDPALTDEMFAIAKYTRDTESSKAISADRSPKIVLSASGMATGGRILHHLAAFAADPATTIVLAGYQSVGTRGRALADGARFLKLYGEWVPINARIEDLHMFSAHADGDELIRWMTGFTRAPAQSFIVHGEPNAADSLRLRMQRELGWEASVSVPNRVYSLGRRTPR, from the coding sequence ATGGCCGGACTCACTCTCACCTCCCTCGGCGGTGCCGGGACCGTCACCGGGTCCAAGCATCTGCTTCAATCCGGCGGAACGGCGTTACTCGTCGACTGCGGACTCTTCCAGGGCATCAAGAATCTTCGGGAGGCCAACTGGCGGCCGCTGCCGGTCGACGCCGGGAGCATCGGCGCCGTGGTCCTCACGCACGCGCACCTCGATCACTGCGGGTACCTGCCGCGGCTGATCCGCGACGGCTTCCGCGGCGCGATCCACTGCACACCGGCCACCCGGAGCGTCGCCGAGATCATCCTGCGCGACAGCGCTCACCTCCAGGAACGCGACGCGGACTTCGCCAACCAGCGCAAGGCCAGCAAACACCACCCCGCGCTCCCCCTCTACGACACCGACGACGTCGAGGCCACACTGCCCCGTTTCGAGGTGCACCCGCCGCACCGGCCGTTCACGCCGGTGCCGGGCGCCGAGGTGATCTTCCGGGGCGCCGGGCACATCCTGGGTGCCGCGACGGCGACCGTCGCATGGGGCGGCACCACGGTCGCGTTCACCGGGGATCTCGGCCGGTACGACGACCCGCTCATGCACGACCCCGAGCCGATCACCGAGGCCGACGTCCTGGTCACCGAGTCCACCTACGGCGATCGGTTGCGCGATACGACGTCGCCACTGGACGTCCTGGCGCGGATCGTCACCGAGACCGCCGACCGCGGCGGCACCGTGCTGATCCCGGCGTTCGCCGTCGGCCGGACCCAGTTGATCCTCTACTACCTGTGGCAGCTCCGGCGGGCCGGGACCATCCCGGCGGTGCCGATCTACGTCGACTCGCCGATGGCGATCAGCGCGAGCGAACTGCTGCGCACCTTCCCCGGCGACCACAAGCTCGACCCGGCCCTCACCGACGAGATGTTCGCCATCGCGAAGTACACGCGCGACACCGAGTCGTCGAAGGCGATCTCGGCCGATCGCTCACCGAAGATCGTGCTGTCGGCGAGCGGCATGGCCACCGGCGGACGGATCCTGCATCACCTCGCCGCCTTCGCCGCCGACCCGGCCACGACCATCGTGCTGGCCGGCTACCAATCGGTCGGCACCCGCGGCCGCGCACTCGCCGACGGCGCCCGTTTCCTCAAGCTCTACGGCGAATGGGTGCCGATCAACGCCCGTATCGAAGACCTCCACATGTTCTCCGCGCACGCCGACGGCGATGAACTGATCCGCTGGATGACCGGTTTCACTCGCGCTCCGGCGCAGAGTTTCATCGTGCACGGCGAGCCCAACGCCGCGGACTCGCTGCGCCTGCGGATGCAGAGGGAACTCGGCTGGGAGGCGTCGGTCTCGGTCCCGAACCGCGTGTACTCGCTCGGCCGGCGCACACCTCGCTGA
- a CDS encoding ferritin, with translation MKMNEDLEIAFNKQITLEFESSMLYRQLAIEFELKDLPGIAGWMSRHAAEELTHADRLIKHLTDRDNHPIIGDIHMPSIKINTVAEAFEVALEAEEQVSESIRNLFRLAQETVDIDSRTVIDWFIAEQVEEEATVREILGRAKLINEDGPGILRLDDELSGQA, from the coding sequence ATGAAGATGAACGAAGACCTCGAAATCGCATTCAACAAGCAGATCACCCTCGAATTCGAGTCGTCCATGCTGTACCGCCAGCTGGCCATCGAGTTCGAGCTCAAGGATCTCCCCGGCATCGCCGGCTGGATGTCGCGCCACGCCGCCGAAGAGCTCACGCACGCCGATCGGCTGATCAAGCACCTCACCGATCGGGACAACCACCCGATCATCGGCGACATCCACATGCCGTCGATCAAGATCAACACCGTCGCCGAGGCCTTCGAGGTCGCCCTCGAGGCCGAGGAGCAGGTGTCGGAGTCGATCCGCAACCTGTTCCGTCTGGCACAGGAGACCGTCGACATCGACTCGCGCACGGTGATCGACTGGTTCATCGCCGAGCAGGTCGAGGAAGAGGCCACGGTCCGCGAGATCCTCGGCCGCGCCAAGCTGATCAACGAGGACGGCCCCGGAATCCTCCGCCTGGACGACGAACTGTCCGGCCAGGCCTGA
- a CDS encoding LCP family protein: MTSFDDGDARPSAGEMLRRARAAGQPVPRWHSMDDVVPDSGARPARRARHRAPAADEPVPAEITAPEIVAPEISAWRSAAPTEQIPQTPVAAPEEPSGHRRPRPRGRRAAGLALRTVVAVGCVGILTLTGMAWAGANRVFGGFTMSHALGSGPRSTDGAENILLMGLDTRRDQDGNPLPQSILDQLHAGSSDNGGYNTNTLILVHIPADKTNIIAYSIPRDDYVNVDGLDVPQAKIKEAYGRRKAATEDQLQAQGVTDASELEHRGREAGRAETIETVRALTGVPIDRFAEVSLVGFYDLAKSLGGVQVCLNRAVQDDYSGANFRAGVQTLNGSQAVAFVRQRHGLDNGDLDRTHRQQAFMLSALHKLQSVGTLSDVGRLNAAVAAAQKDVVISDGWNLQQWAGLMSSVSGQHISFRTLPVKGYATVDEQSVNIIDPAEIRGIVQRAFGVAPTPGPATSTTAVADGGTTDGSSPDGGTGSPTTMDPESLLTPGDAPPDNGGAVTNTDAIPCVN, translated from the coding sequence ATGACTTCCTTCGACGACGGTGACGCGCGCCCTTCGGCGGGCGAGATGCTGCGCCGGGCGCGGGCCGCGGGGCAGCCCGTGCCGCGCTGGCACTCGATGGACGACGTCGTGCCGGATTCGGGAGCGCGGCCGGCCCGACGGGCCCGCCATCGTGCGCCAGCCGCCGACGAGCCGGTGCCGGCCGAGATCACCGCGCCGGAGATCGTCGCACCGGAGATCTCGGCGTGGCGCTCCGCGGCGCCCACCGAACAGATCCCGCAGACCCCGGTCGCGGCACCGGAGGAACCGTCGGGGCACCGGCGGCCGCGCCCCCGGGGACGCCGGGCGGCCGGGCTGGCGCTGCGGACGGTCGTGGCGGTCGGCTGCGTCGGGATCCTGACGCTGACCGGTATGGCCTGGGCCGGTGCCAATCGCGTCTTCGGCGGATTCACCATGTCGCACGCGCTCGGTTCGGGTCCCCGATCGACCGACGGCGCGGAGAACATCCTGCTGATGGGCCTTGACACCCGGCGTGATCAGGACGGTAATCCGCTGCCGCAGTCGATCCTCGATCAGCTGCACGCGGGCAGCAGTGACAACGGCGGGTATAACACCAACACCCTGATCCTGGTACACATCCCGGCGGACAAGACGAACATCATCGCGTACTCGATCCCGCGCGACGACTACGTGAACGTCGACGGACTCGACGTCCCGCAGGCCAAGATCAAGGAGGCCTACGGGCGGCGCAAGGCGGCCACCGAGGACCAGCTCCAGGCGCAGGGTGTCACCGACGCGTCCGAGCTGGAACACCGCGGCCGCGAGGCGGGCCGCGCCGAGACGATCGAGACGGTCCGAGCGCTGACCGGCGTGCCGATCGACCGCTTCGCCGAGGTGAGCCTCGTCGGCTTCTACGACCTGGCGAAGTCGCTGGGCGGTGTCCAGGTGTGTCTCAATCGGGCCGTTCAGGACGACTACTCGGGCGCGAATTTCCGCGCCGGCGTGCAGACCCTCAACGGCTCGCAGGCCGTGGCCTTCGTCCGGCAGCGGCACGGCCTGGACAACGGCGACCTGGACCGGACACATCGGCAACAGGCGTTCATGCTCTCCGCGCTGCACAAACTGCAGAGCGTCGGGACGCTCTCGGACGTCGGCAGGCTGAACGCGGCGGTCGCGGCCGCGCAGAAGGACGTCGTGATCTCCGACGGCTGGAACCTGCAGCAGTGGGCCGGACTGATGAGCTCGGTGTCCGGCCAGCACATCAGCTTTCGGACGCTGCCGGTGAAGGGCTACGCGACGGTCGACGAGCAGTCGGTCAACATCATCGACCCGGCGGAGATCCGCGGCATCGTGCAGCGCGCCTTCGGCGTCGCGCCGACGCCCGGGCCGGCCACGTCCACGACGGCCGTGGCGGACGGCGGCACGACGGACGGATCCTCGCCGGACGGCGGCACCGGTTCGCCGACGACGATGGACCCCGAATCGCTCCTCACGCCCGGGGACGCCCCGCCCGACAACGGCGGCGCGGTCACCAACACCGACGCCATCCCCTGCGTGAACTGA
- a CDS encoding class I SAM-dependent methyltransferase encodes MGSLDTVRDAYGAAAAAYISAVGSIDDVDDRDLALVSEWARGADGPVVDAGCGPGQWTRHLAGLGVDVTGVDPVPEFLAAAVAADPRGRYRLGRAEELGAADGELGGVLAWYSLIHLPPEEMAGVLAEFARCVAPGGGLLLGFFTADRQSRFDHAVCPAYYWPVELLAARVAAAGFRVVRTETRTDRPERSHGALVAVRNNADDVK; translated from the coding sequence ATGGGATCACTGGACACCGTGCGAGACGCGTACGGCGCCGCGGCCGCGGCGTACATCTCCGCGGTCGGGAGCATCGACGACGTCGACGACCGGGATCTGGCCCTGGTCTCCGAATGGGCGCGCGGCGCCGACGGCCCGGTCGTGGATGCGGGGTGCGGGCCCGGGCAGTGGACGCGGCACCTCGCCGGACTGGGTGTCGACGTGACCGGCGTCGACCCGGTTCCCGAGTTCCTCGCCGCCGCGGTCGCGGCGGACCCGCGTGGGCGCTACCGTCTCGGGCGGGCCGAGGAGCTCGGCGCCGCCGATGGTGAACTCGGCGGTGTCCTCGCGTGGTACTCGCTGATCCATCTACCGCCGGAGGAGATGGCCGGTGTGCTCGCCGAATTCGCCCGCTGCGTCGCGCCGGGTGGCGGGCTGCTCCTCGGATTCTTCACCGCCGATCGACAGTCGCGGTTCGACCACGCGGTCTGCCCGGCGTACTACTGGCCGGTCGAGCTGCTCGCCGCGCGCGTCGCGGCCGCGGGTTTCCGGGTGGTGCGTACGGAGACGCGCACGGACCGGCCGGAGCGGTCGCACGGCGCGCTCGTCGCCGTCCGGAACAACGCGGACGATGTGAAGTAG
- a CDS encoding carbonic anhydrase yields MATTPESGRREVLWIERPEGELRPQPSSDAEARERLDAGSAGFASVGAADTGRLEVSVGAGAFGLPRTPGAGLPQEPFAAVLACSDARVPVELVFGQATNDLFVIRVAGNVPGTECVGSLHYAMANMASVKLAVVLGHSQCGAVTAAVDALLAPQTYLQVVHDPPLRAIVDSLLAGVRMAALALEAEFGADVSSAGGFRDALIAVSVVANAAITATMLDRDLDRPVVYGVFDLHERTVGVGSRDGWSPGLLAAPADDAALAALLTAAAAAQADKFTADRG; encoded by the coding sequence ATGGCGACAACGCCGGAGTCTGGCCGAAGAGAAGTGCTGTGGATCGAGCGTCCGGAGGGGGAACTGCGTCCGCAGCCGTCATCGGATGCGGAGGCTCGCGAACGGCTGGACGCCGGTAGCGCGGGGTTCGCCTCCGTCGGGGCGGCGGACACCGGGCGCCTGGAGGTGTCGGTGGGGGCCGGCGCGTTCGGGCTGCCCCGTACTCCGGGCGCAGGTCTCCCGCAGGAGCCGTTCGCCGCGGTGCTGGCCTGCTCGGATGCCCGGGTGCCCGTCGAGCTGGTGTTCGGCCAGGCCACCAACGACCTGTTCGTCATCCGCGTCGCGGGCAACGTCCCGGGGACCGAATGCGTCGGCAGCCTGCACTACGCGATGGCCAACATGGCCTCGGTCAAGCTGGCCGTGGTCCTCGGGCACTCGCAGTGCGGCGCGGTGACCGCCGCCGTCGACGCGCTGCTGGCCCCGCAGACCTACCTGCAGGTGGTGCACGACCCGCCGCTGCGCGCGATCGTCGACTCGCTGCTCGCCGGCGTCCGGATGGCGGCACTGGCCCTGGAGGCCGAGTTCGGCGCCGACGTGTCGTCGGCCGGCGGCTTCCGCGACGCGCTCATCGCCGTGTCGGTGGTCGCCAACGCGGCCATCACCGCGACGATGCTCGACCGCGACCTGGACCGGCCGGTGGTCTATGGCGTCTTCGATCTGCACGAGCGCACCGTCGGCGTCGGCAGCCGGGACGGGTGGTCGCCGGGTCTGCTCGCCGCACCCGCGGACGACGCGGCCCTGGCGGCGCTGCTCACCGCCGCGGCCGCCGCACAGGCGGACAAGTTCACCGCCGACCGTGGCTGA
- a CDS encoding MCE family protein codes for MKIQLVVILVLGLAATVFAGVRYARLGEAAGVGVYRVTLGATDPGGIFSGAEVTYRGAPVGRVDDLRLTREGVDVDLRLRTAAGRIPESAVAVVANRSAIGEQYVDLRPPSANGPFLHDGSRIEGIVIPPVLQNVMSDVIALTESVPVDDLRTVVTELGKGFDGQSDNMARLADSLIALADTGAENIGHTVSLLRASDVVLSTQAEQSDTIEEWAQGVQKITAQLAASDPALRRTLGAAPAASSELSNLLRKHVAAGTALIHALGQTAHTIQPATYSTGMLVFMLSSLSAGSHSTNLGDGQIRFGLVLETENPPSCTRGYESTWAMIAEMKRKDPSFDPSYDDFPFNRDADCHVPVGNPTGVRSADRAALANPAYPQPWDSTPKKMPDTLNLNPLAQQLALLMGVTQK; via the coding sequence GTGAAGATCCAACTGGTCGTCATCCTGGTGCTCGGGCTGGCCGCCACCGTGTTCGCCGGCGTGCGGTACGCGAGGCTGGGGGAGGCGGCCGGAGTCGGCGTCTATCGGGTGACGCTCGGCGCGACCGACCCCGGCGGCATCTTCTCCGGCGCCGAGGTGACCTACCGGGGTGCTCCGGTGGGCCGCGTCGACGATCTGCGGCTCACCCGCGAGGGCGTCGACGTGGATCTGCGGCTGCGGACCGCGGCGGGGCGGATTCCCGAGTCGGCGGTCGCCGTCGTCGCGAACCGGTCGGCCATCGGTGAGCAGTACGTGGACCTGCGGCCGCCGTCGGCGAACGGGCCGTTCCTGCACGACGGCTCGCGGATCGAGGGGATCGTCATACCGCCGGTGCTGCAGAACGTGATGTCCGACGTGATCGCGCTGACCGAATCGGTGCCCGTCGACGACCTGCGCACCGTCGTCACCGAGCTCGGCAAGGGTTTCGACGGCCAGTCGGACAACATGGCGCGGCTCGCCGACTCGCTGATCGCCCTGGCCGATACCGGCGCGGAGAACATCGGGCACACTGTGTCGCTGCTGCGGGCGTCGGACGTCGTGCTGTCGACGCAGGCCGAGCAGTCGGACACGATCGAGGAGTGGGCTCAGGGGGTGCAGAAGATCACCGCCCAGCTGGCGGCCTCCGACCCCGCGCTGCGCCGGACCCTGGGCGCCGCGCCCGCGGCGTCCTCGGAGCTGTCGAACCTCCTGCGCAAGCATGTGGCAGCGGGCACCGCGCTGATCCACGCGCTGGGACAGACCGCGCACACGATTCAGCCGGCCACGTACTCGACCGGCATGCTCGTCTTCATGCTGTCGAGCCTGTCCGCGGGGAGCCACTCGACCAACCTGGGCGACGGCCAGATCCGCTTCGGCCTGGTCCTGGAGACCGAGAACCCGCCGTCGTGCACCCGCGGCTATGAGAGCACGTGGGCGATGATCGCCGAGATGAAGCGCAAGGACCCGAGCTTCGACCCGTCGTACGACGACTTCCCGTTCAACCGGGACGCCGACTGTCATGTACCGGTGGGCAATCCGACCGGCGTGCGCAGCGCCGACCGTGCGGCGCTCGCCAACCCGGCGTACCCGCAGCCGTGGGACTCCACGCCCAAGAAGATGCCCGACACGCTGAACCTGAACCCGCTCGCGCAGCAGCTCGCCCTGCTGATGGGCGTGACGCAGAAGTGA